The Cohnella abietis genome has a segment encoding these proteins:
- the spoVAE gene encoding stage V sporulation protein AE yields MIYLWAFIIGGAICIFGQICFDVFKLTPAHTMALLVVIGAALDGVGWYEPLVEFAGAGASVPITSFGNALVHGALEELKEDGWIGIITGIFKVTSAGISAAIIFSFIAALFVKPKG; encoded by the coding sequence ATGATTTATTTATGGGCATTTATAATAGGAGGGGCAATTTGTATATTTGGACAAATCTGCTTCGATGTATTCAAGCTAACACCTGCTCATACAATGGCATTGCTTGTTGTAATAGGCGCGGCATTAGATGGGGTTGGTTGGTATGAGCCGCTCGTTGAGTTTGCTGGTGCAGGTGCCTCCGTACCTATTACGAGCTTTGGTAATGCATTAGTACATGGAGCTTTAGAGGAACTAAAAGAAGATGGATGGATTGGAATTATTACAGGGATCTTCAAGGTTACGAGTGCTGGCATTTCGGCAGCGATTATTTTCTCTTTTATTGCCGCGCTATTTGTAAAACCAAAGGGTTAA
- the spoVAC gene encoding stage V sporulation protein AC, which yields MTSSSKKKLTPVQKEYKELVKKREPARPVLKNCSRAFLVGGTICLLGQAIQEMFVHWGGFDEKKASNPTVAVLIIISVILTSLGVYDKISQWAGAGSAVPVTGFANSMASAAIEHRSEGIVLGVGGKMFELAGAVIVFGTVAAFIVGVLHLIFNPSAVGG from the coding sequence ATGACGAGCAGCAGTAAAAAAAAACTAACCCCAGTGCAGAAGGAGTACAAGGAGCTGGTAAAGAAAAGGGAGCCTGCTAGACCGGTTCTAAAAAATTGCTCTCGGGCCTTTCTTGTCGGTGGAACGATTTGTTTACTGGGTCAAGCTATTCAAGAAATGTTCGTGCACTGGGGCGGATTTGACGAGAAAAAAGCAAGTAACCCTACTGTAGCCGTACTAATCATTATTTCTGTCATTTTAACCAGCTTGGGTGTTTACGATAAAATTTCCCAATGGGCAGGTGCAGGTTCAGCTGTTCCTGTAACGGGGTTTGCCAATTCAATGGCTTCAGCAGCCATCGAGCATAGAAGTGAAGGGATCGTATTGGGAGTTGGCGGCAAAATGTTTGAGCTTGCAGGTGCGGTAATTGTTTTCGGTACAGTTGCTGCCTTCATTGTAGGTGTCCTTCATCTCATATTTAATCCGAGTGCTGTAGGAGGTTGA
- the rpsJ gene encoding 30S ribosomal protein S10, which produces MAKQKIRIRLKAYDHRILDQSAEKIVETAKRTGASVSGPIPLPTEKQIITILRAVHKYKDSREQFEMRTHKRLIDIVNPTPQTVDALMRLDLPSGVDIEIKL; this is translated from the coding sequence ATGGCTAAGCAAAAAATCCGTATCCGTTTGAAAGCCTACGACCACCGTATCCTGGATCAATCCGCGGAGAAAATCGTAGAAACGGCAAAGCGTACTGGTGCAAGTGTATCTGGACCAATTCCATTGCCAACCGAAAAGCAGATCATCACGATCTTGCGTGCGGTGCACAAATACAAGGATTCGCGTGAGCAATTCGAAATGCGTACGCACAAGCGTTTGATTGATATTGTTAATCCGACACCGCAAACGGTTGATGCATTGATGCGTCTTGATCTACCGTCTGGCGTTGATATCGAAATCAAACTTTAA
- the spoVAD gene encoding stage V sporulation protein AD — MLKGHQSWIFENNPKIRAVGTVVGPFEGQGPLANDFDIIHGDLMLGQDSWEKAEKTLLEEAAKLAIENAGLTQEQVNFFIGGDLMNQIISSSFAARTLAIPYLGVFGACSTSMESLALAANLVNSRSAKFVLASACSHNAAVEKQFRYPTEYGSQKPPTAQFTVTGAGASIVAEHGKGVTVKSATIGRIVDMGITDPFNMGAAMAPAAVDTIQAHLRDLRIEPGYYDLIVTGDLSRIGYEIACDLFEKHKIQIDQTKYYDCGMMIYNYEEQTVQSGASGCGCSAVVTYGHLMKRMLKGELKRILVVATGALLSPISFQQGETIPCIAHAVSLEMEDKI, encoded by the coding sequence ATGCTTAAGGGACACCAAAGCTGGATATTTGAGAACAATCCGAAAATAAGAGCAGTTGGAACGGTAGTTGGTCCATTCGAAGGGCAAGGACCTTTAGCTAATGACTTTGACATCATACATGGAGACCTAATGCTGGGTCAGGATAGCTGGGAAAAAGCAGAGAAAACATTATTAGAAGAGGCTGCAAAGCTGGCTATTGAGAATGCAGGCCTAACTCAAGAGCAAGTCAATTTCTTTATTGGCGGAGACCTGATGAATCAAATCATTAGTAGCAGCTTCGCAGCGCGGACTTTAGCCATTCCTTATTTGGGAGTGTTCGGGGCGTGTTCGACTTCTATGGAAAGCCTTGCATTAGCAGCTAATCTTGTCAATTCGCGTTCAGCTAAATTCGTACTCGCTAGTGCATGTAGTCACAATGCAGCTGTAGAGAAGCAATTTCGCTATCCAACGGAATATGGTTCTCAAAAACCTCCAACAGCTCAATTCACAGTAACAGGCGCTGGAGCTTCAATCGTTGCGGAGCATGGCAAAGGTGTAACCGTGAAATCTGCGACTATAGGTAGAATTGTGGACATGGGAATCACTGATCCGTTTAACATGGGTGCCGCGATGGCTCCAGCTGCTGTTGATACCATTCAAGCTCATTTGCGCGATCTGAGGATAGAGCCGGGCTATTATGATTTAATCGTCACAGGTGATCTTTCACGAATTGGATACGAAATAGCGTGTGACCTATTCGAGAAGCATAAGATTCAGATCGACCAAACGAAATACTACGACTGCGGCATGATGATTTACAACTATGAAGAGCAAACGGTGCAATCAGGTGCGAGTGGCTGCGGTTGTTCAGCAGTTGTCACTTATGGGCATCTGATGAAAAGAATGCTCAAGGGGGAGTTGAAAAGAATTCTTGTAGTGGCAACCGGAGCATTATTATCCCCAATATCATTTCAACAAGGAGAAACTATTCCCTGTATTGCTCATGCAGTATCTCTGGAAATGGAGGATAAGATATGA
- the rplC gene encoding 50S ribosomal protein L3, which yields MSGILGRKLGMTQIFAADGSVVPVTVIEATPNIVLQKKNVDNDGYEAVQLGFADKREKLATKPAIGHAKKANTGPKRFIREVSGLNAADLEVGQELKVDQFSEGDIVDVTGTSLGKGTTGAIKRWGFQRGKMTHGSKYHRGNGSLATIRDANRVPKGKKMHGRMGNETVTVQNLEIVKIDLERNVLLIKGSVPGARNSFLKIRTSVKK from the coding sequence ATGTCAGGAATCTTGGGACGTAAACTCGGAATGACTCAAATATTCGCAGCTGACGGTAGCGTTGTGCCGGTCACTGTAATAGAAGCAACTCCGAACATCGTACTACAAAAGAAAAACGTAGATAACGATGGATACGAAGCAGTACAGCTTGGTTTCGCGGATAAGCGCGAGAAGCTAGCAACAAAACCAGCCATTGGCCATGCTAAAAAAGCCAACACGGGACCCAAGCGCTTCATTCGCGAGGTTAGCGGCCTTAACGCAGCTGACTTGGAAGTTGGTCAAGAGCTTAAAGTTGACCAGTTCTCCGAAGGCGATATCGTTGATGTGACAGGTACTTCCCTTGGTAAAGGAACAACAGGTGCCATCAAGCGTTGGGGCTTCCAACGTGGTAAGATGACGCATGGTTCCAAGTATCACCGTGGTAACGGATCGCTCGCAACCATTCGTGATGCAAACCGCGTACCTAAAGGTAAAAAAATGCACGGCCGTATGGGTAACGAAACGGTTACAGTACAAAACCTTGAAATCGTGAAAATCGATCTTGAGCGTAACGTATTGTTGATCAAAGGTTCCGTACCGGGCGCTCGCAACAGTTTTCTCAAAATCCGCACATCGGTGAAGAAATAA